Proteins encoded together in one Impatiens glandulifera chromosome 1, dImpGla2.1, whole genome shotgun sequence window:
- the LOC124921209 gene encoding stem-specific protein TSJT1-like, whose product MLAVFDESVAKCPEALAIPDSSESSCALKDGFLAQHFSSVHPDSVTINLGSSGFLAFNNVKQNPLLPRLFAVVDDMFCLFEGHIENLGHLKQQYGLSKCVNEVTISIEAYRTLRDRGPYPADQVVRDFDGKFAFILYDSSSKSTFIATDADGSVPFFWGTDANGHLVLSDDSDMVKKACGKSFAPFPKGCYFTTSGGLRSAEHPLNDLKAVPRVDSSGEVCGALFKVDSESRKESPGMPRVGSAANWSQNY is encoded by the exons ATGCTTGCAGTGTTCGATGAATCGGTGGCCAAGTGCCCCGAAGCCCTAGCCATCCCCGATTCTTCCGAGTCTTCTTGTGCCTTGAAAGATGGCTTCCTTGCACAACATTTCTCTTCCGTACACCCTGATTCCGTCACCATCAACCTCGGTTCTTCTGGTTTCCTTGCATTCAACAATGTTAAACAGAATCCTCTCCTCCCAAG ATTGTTTGCTGTTGTGGATGATATGTTCTGCCTATTCGAAGGCCATATAGAGAATCTTGGCCATCTGAAACAGCAATATGGTCTAAGCAAGTGTGTGAATGAAGTGACTATTTCCATAGAAGCTTACAGAACCTTAAGAGATAGAGGCCCTTACCCAGCAGATCAAGTGGTTAGAGATTTTGATGGGAAGTTTGCGTTTATTCTCTATGACAGTTCATCCAAGTCGACATTCATAGCTACT GATGCTGATGGGAGTGTCCCATTCTTCTGGGGAACTGATGCAAATGGACATCTAGTTCTGTCTGATGATTCGGATATGGTGAAGAAGGCCTGTGGAAAATCGTTTGCACCATTCCCAAAAG GGTGTTATTTCACAACCTCTGGAGGATTGAGAAGTGCTGAGCATCCGTTAAATGATCTGAAGGCAGTGCCAAGAGTAGACAGCTCGGGCGAAGTGTGTGGTGCTCTATTCAAAGTGGATTCAGAATCGAGGAAGGAATCTCCGGGCATGCCTAGAGTTGGAAGTGCAGCAAACTGGTCGCAGAACTATTGA
- the LOC124919565 gene encoding protein NEDD1-like codes for MNIGNGIVAAAGGDTVKLFDASGESGDPCILSYTPSPSFQVNSVKWNHTNLVVASAGDDKKITLWRKNGQSMGTIPLAGNDVGDNIEESVMTINYTNKASRYMCSGGSSQVVRIWDLQRKRCIKWLRGHTGTITGAMYNCKDEHLASISLSGDLILHNLASGSRVAELKDPHNQELRVLDYSRNSRHLLVTAGDDGSVHLWDTTGRSPKVSWLKQHSAPTGGVSFSPSNDKIIATVGLDKKLYTLDSGSKRPSSCIPYEAPFSSLAFRDDGLILAAGTSNGRVVFYDIRGKPQPFTVLHAYGNSEDVTSLCWQRAKPVMVDENSCSDETILLGGATEDSVLMPDPMPSATSSSFSTSAAALRNCGSSGPSVDSSMFNSFDSSTVEETPNKSSLWTSGNLARLHAPNGYNFKDDMGVFSPVVEVQPIKPSLAKLWDEQEGEKKDSLQIDNKFSSLFPSSSKRFSLSEGGSTDPHPIFDWKSTTSSKQDGDSFSSSKLSSTISAESSKKNDSSITPPEAWGGLRLSERYHLRQSVNLPSRFATLSSGPMTGSTHLGSHDPSLSTSYLSSSSLGLTNLRVKDISSNRDTSFDQSEDASSSSRDMTKNVPSLSNLDSLGTPLTLPRRFSSYAERISATPQFCDASASVSTASPKTKKSGTETRDELLNAWSSRTDTSSATGSATLSPMNGRVSQPQQKPSSQLTTDQGSSFTLQLFQRTLEETLASFQKSIHEDMRNIHIEILRQFHMQEMEMSGTMSSILENQVELMKEVQTLRNENQKLRQLL; via the exons ATGAACATCGGAAACGGCATCGTTGCCGCTGCCGGCGGCGACACTGTAAAGCTCTTCGACGCCTCCGGCGAGTCCGGTGATCCTTGCATATTGAGTTATACGCCTTCGCCGAGTTTCCAAGTGAACTCGGTGAAGTGGAATCACACTA ATTTGGTTGTTGCTAGTGCTGGAGACGATAAGAAGATAACACTATGGCGAAAGAATGGTCAGAGTATGGGGACCATTCCATTGGCTGGCAACGATGTCGGAGACAACATTGAG GAATCTGTAATGACCATTAACTATACCAATAAGGCATCTAGATATATGTGTTCTGGAGGAAGCAGTCAGGTGGTGAGGATTTGGGATTTGCAGAGGAAACGCTGTATCAAGTGGTTGAGAGGTCACACTGGAACAATTACTGGAGCAATGTATAATTGCAAAGATGAGCACTTGGCTTCTATTAGCCTCAGTGGGGATCTTATACTTCACAATCTTGCTTCTGGTTCACGTGTAGCTGAGCTAAAGGATCCACACAATCAG GAACTAAGAGTGCTTGATTATTCTCGGAATAGCAGGCATCTACTTGTGACAGCTGGTGATGATGGCTCTGTTCATTTGTGGGATACAACTGGTAGGAGTCCTAAG GTATCTTGGTTGAAGCAGCATTCAGCTCCAACTGGTGGTGTTAGCTTCTCTCCATCAAATGATAAG ATAATAGCTACTGTAGGTCTGGACAAGAAGTTATACACACTTGATTCAGGAAGTAAAAGGCCATCTTCTTGCATCCCTTATGAAGCACCTTTTTCTTCATTGGCTTTTAGAGATGATGGTTTGATACTAGCAGCTGGTACAAGCAATGGGCGGGTGGTATTCTATGATATCCGTGGTAAACCGCAGCCATTTACTGTTCTTCATGCTTATGGAAATTCTGAG GATGTGACAAGTCTATGCTGGCAAAGAGCAAAGCCTGTTATGGTTGATGAAAACAGCTGTTCAGATGAGACTATTCTTCTTGGAGGTGCTACTGAAGACTCGGTTCTTATGCCTGATCCAATGCCTTCTGCGACATCTTCAAGCTTTTCAACATCTGCAGCTGCTTTACGAAACTGTGGTAGTTCAGGTCCATCTGTAGATTCATCTATGTTCAATTCATTTGATTCATCTACAGTAGAAGAAACACCAAATAAGAGCAGCTTGTGGACCAGTGGAAATTTGGCCAGATTACATGCTCCCAATGGTTATAATTTCAAAGATGACATGGGAGTATTTTCCCCAGTTGTGGAGGTCCAGCCTATCAAACCTTCCCTTGCAAAGCTCTGGGATGAGCAGGAAGGAGAAAAGAAAGATAGTCTACAAATTGATAACAAGTTTTCTTCACTTTTCCCTTCCTCAAGTAAGAGATTTTCTCTTTCAGAAGGAGGAAGTACTGATCCTCATCCAATTTTTGACTGGAAATCTACCACATCTTCAAAACAG GATGGTGATTCATTTTCTTCCTCGAAATTGTCATCTACTATTAGTGCCGAATCTTCGAAGAAAAATGATTCTTCAATTACACCTCCAGAAGCCTGGGGTGGTTTAAGATTGTCAGAAAGATATCACCTTCGACAATCAGTCAATTTACCATCTAGATTTGCAACATTGTCTAGTGGCCCGATGACTGGATCTACACACTTGGGATCACATGATCCTAGTTTGTCAACAAGCTATCTCTCAAGCTCAAGCCTCGGCTTGACAAACTTGCGAGTTAAAGACATTTCATCAAATCGCGATACTTCATTTGATCAATCGGAAGATGCCTCCTCTAGTTCTAGAGACATGACCAAAAATGTACCCAGCTTGTCTAACCTTGATTCTTTGGGTACACCATTAACCCTTCCTCGTAGATTTTCCTCCTATGCTGAGCGAATAAGTGCAACACCGCAATTCTGTGATGCATCAGCATCAGTTTCCACGGCTTCACCGAAAACTAAGAAATCTGGTACTGAGACAAGGGATGAACTTTTAAACGCATGGTCGTCTAGAACAGACACATCATCTGCTACTGGATCAGCCACACTTTCACCAATGAAT GGACGAGTTTCTCAGCCCCAGCAGAAGCCATCTTCTCAACTCACCACAGATCAAGGGAGCTCTTTCACGCTTCAGCTGTTCCAACGCACTCTTGAAGAAACTCTTGCTTCGTTTCAGAAATCAATCCACGAGGATATGAGGAATATTCATATTGAGATATTGAGACAGTTCCATATGCAAGAG ATGGAAATGTCTGGGACGATGAGTTCAATACTCGAAAACCAAGTCGAGCTTATGAAAGAAGTGCAGACTCTTCGAAATGAAAATCAGAAGCTTCGGCAGTTATTATGA